One part of the [Synechococcus] sp. NIES-970 genome encodes these proteins:
- the bioF gene encoding 8-amino-7-oxononanoate synthase, with the protein MLHSPYTWLGESLETIKKANWYRQPRALASQSGSTVMLNGQSVVNFASNDYLGLASDPRLAEAAIAATKAYGTGSTGSRLTSGHRPLHRDLEKAIAQLKQTEDALVFSSGYLANLGAIAAVVGKRDVIFGDQYNHSSLKNGAKLSEATIFEYQHNDLSDLRTLLTQHRGQYRRCLITVDSVFSMDGDLCPLPELQALAQEFSAMLLIDEAHGTGVLGERGAGVADHFGCTQSEMIQVGTLSKALGSLGGYVAGSQAMIDFLRNRAATWIYTTGLSPADTAAALKAIEIVRTEPQRRRQLWENIRQLKTALGNDELVPSESAILCFGLESPQQALEMGDRLLQSGFFAPAIRPPTVPTSRIRVSVMATHTPAQIQDLIENFQACFACG; encoded by the coding sequence ATGCTTCATTCTCCCTATACTTGGCTCGGTGAATCCCTCGAAACGATTAAAAAAGCAAACTGGTACCGACAGCCCAGGGCGCTCGCCAGTCAATCTGGTTCCACCGTGATGCTCAACGGCCAGTCGGTAGTGAATTTTGCGAGCAATGATTACCTAGGTCTCGCCAGTGATCCCCGCCTAGCAGAAGCCGCCATTGCCGCCACAAAAGCCTATGGTACAGGTAGCACCGGCTCCCGGTTAACCAGCGGCCACCGCCCACTGCATCGGGATTTAGAAAAGGCGATCGCCCAACTGAAACAAACAGAAGACGCTCTGGTGTTTAGCTCCGGTTACCTGGCGAACCTGGGGGCGATCGCGGCGGTGGTGGGCAAGCGAGACGTGATTTTCGGCGACCAATACAACCATTCCAGCCTCAAAAATGGTGCCAAACTCAGTGAAGCAACGATTTTTGAATATCAGCACAATGATTTATCAGACCTGCGCACCCTTTTAACCCAACATCGAGGGCAGTACCGCCGCTGTCTGATCACCGTCGATAGCGTCTTTAGTATGGATGGCGACCTCTGCCCCCTACCAGAATTACAAGCCTTGGCCCAGGAATTTTCGGCGATGCTCCTGATCGATGAGGCCCACGGCACAGGTGTTTTAGGAGAGCGGGGCGCGGGGGTGGCAGACCATTTTGGCTGTACCCAAAGCGAGATGATCCAGGTGGGCACCCTCAGCAAAGCCCTGGGCAGTTTAGGGGGCTATGTGGCCGGCTCCCAAGCCATGATTGATTTTTTACGAAATCGCGCTGCTACTTGGATTTACACCACGGGACTTTCGCCCGCCGACACGGCAGCGGCCCTAAAGGCGATCGAAATTGTCCGAACGGAACCCCAACGGCGGCGGCAACTTTGGGAGAACATTCGCCAGTTAAAGACCGCCCTCGGCAACGATGAATTAGTGCCCTCTGAATCCGCGATTCTCTGCTTTGGTTTAGAGAGTCCCCAGCAGGCTCTAGAAATGGGCGATCGCCTTTTACAATCTGGTTTTTTTGCCCCAGCGATCCGGCCTCCCACCGTCCCCACCAGTCGGATCCGAGTTTCTGTGATGGCCACCCATACCCCCGCACAAATTCAGGATTTGATTGAAAATTTTCAGGCCTGCTTTGCCTGCGGTTAA
- the polA gene encoding DNA-directed DNA polymerase I, with the protein MTTPLLLLIDGHSLAFRCYYAFAKSRQGALRTSTGIPTSICFGFLNALMQVIERQQPHSVAIAFDRSEPTFRHEADENYKAQRKETPDDFIPDFQNLLTLLDSLQVTRVTKAGYEADDVLATLAAQASEAGYQVKILTGDRDLFQLVNPAKNISILYLDSRGVKSGSYEEFTPDLVEEKLGVQPEQVVDLKALAGDASDNYKGVQGIGDKTAIKLIQEFGSLDNIYANLDQIKGATRKKLEADKEQAYHCQNLAKIEQAVPIAVDLKDLKLQGFELTEATEILVKLELKKFIQNIGKLQKVMGAETIELPYIPPAAQNGQGENNGQLSIFQSSSAAVVSPPESVPPKNEAIAPQIIDTTDKLKHLIAILEQQTDSTNPVAWDTETTGLDPRQVALVGIGCCWGKNPDELAYIPLSHKEGEQLPFDQVAAALKPILEGEQYPKVLQNAKFDRGIFYYQGIHLKGVVFDTMLASYVLHPESKHNLTDLSFRYLGNIIAQSYSDLGLTKKQTIADLEIPKAAEYCGLDVYTTYLLFQELSSELKAYPDLAQLLTTVEQPLEPVLSAMENNGIRLDLEYLAQLSTELGADLETLETQVYSAADERFNINSPKQLGEILFEKLGLNPKKTRKTKTGYSTDHTVLEKLQGDHPIIDYLLEYRTLAKLKSTYIDALPTLVSPRTGRVHTDFNQSLTSTGRLSSSNPNLQNIPVRTDFSKRIRRAFIPQSDWLLVAADYSQIELRILTHLSQEPILLEAYRKGEDVHRVTAQMIFERDSPEAVTSTERRIGKIINFGVIYGMGSQRFAREAGVTKEEGRAFIERYHQRYSKVFEYLELVKKQAIAQGYVTTILGRRRNFNFASNSLLALKGSDPQALDLNSLDYAYNDAQLLRAAANAPIQGSSADIIKVAMVQIHELLKDYQARLLLQVHDELVFEMPPEEWEKLQGKLKTTMENAVSLSVPLEVDIHCGKNWLEAK; encoded by the coding sequence ATGACGACTCCCCTGCTCCTGCTCATTGATGGTCACTCCCTCGCGTTTCGCTGCTACTATGCCTTTGCCAAATCTCGCCAGGGGGCACTGCGGACATCGACGGGGATCCCGACGAGCATTTGCTTTGGCTTTCTCAATGCGCTAATGCAAGTAATTGAGCGGCAACAGCCCCACAGTGTGGCGATCGCCTTTGACCGCTCTGAACCCACCTTCCGCCATGAAGCTGATGAAAATTACAAAGCCCAGCGCAAGGAGACCCCTGATGATTTCATCCCAGATTTTCAAAATCTCTTAACCCTCCTCGATAGCCTCCAGGTCACCCGTGTCACCAAGGCGGGCTATGAAGCAGATGATGTGCTTGCGACTCTCGCTGCCCAGGCCAGTGAAGCGGGCTATCAGGTGAAAATCCTCACAGGCGATCGCGATTTATTTCAACTCGTTAACCCTGCAAAAAATATCAGTATTCTTTATTTAGATAGTCGCGGCGTCAAAAGTGGCAGTTACGAAGAATTTACGCCAGACCTCGTCGAAGAAAAATTAGGGGTCCAGCCAGAGCAAGTGGTTGATCTCAAAGCCCTCGCTGGGGATGCCTCAGATAACTACAAAGGCGTACAGGGCATTGGGGATAAAACAGCGATCAAACTGATTCAAGAATTTGGCTCCCTGGATAACATTTATGCAAATCTAGACCAAATTAAAGGCGCAACTCGCAAAAAATTAGAAGCGGACAAAGAGCAAGCTTATCACTGTCAAAACTTAGCCAAAATTGAACAGGCAGTTCCTATCGCAGTTGATCTAAAAGATTTAAAACTTCAAGGCTTTGAACTCACAGAAGCCACCGAGATACTCGTTAAATTAGAGCTGAAAAAATTCATTCAAAATATCGGCAAGCTCCAAAAAGTGATGGGGGCAGAAACTATTGAATTGCCTTACATTCCTCCGGCGGCTCAGAATGGCCAAGGAGAGAATAATGGGCAGCTTTCGATTTTTCAGTCATCCTCTGCGGCAGTTGTGTCGCCCCCAGAATCCGTGCCGCCAAAAAATGAGGCGATCGCCCCCCAAATTATCGATACTACCGATAAGCTCAAACATTTAATCGCCATCCTCGAGCAACAAACAGATTCCACGAATCCCGTCGCCTGGGACACCGAAACCACCGGCCTCGATCCGCGTCAGGTAGCGCTTGTGGGCATTGGCTGCTGTTGGGGGAAAAACCCCGATGAATTGGCCTATATTCCCCTGTCCCACAAAGAAGGAGAGCAATTACCTTTTGACCAAGTGGCCGCTGCCCTCAAACCCATTTTAGAAGGAGAGCAATATCCCAAAGTCCTCCAAAATGCCAAGTTTGACCGGGGTATTTTTTATTACCAAGGGATTCACTTAAAAGGCGTGGTCTTTGACACAATGCTTGCGAGCTATGTGCTGCACCCCGAGAGCAAACACAACTTAACAGACCTCAGTTTTCGCTATCTCGGCAATATTATTGCCCAAAGTTACAGTGATCTGGGCTTAACTAAAAAACAAACCATTGCAGATCTTGAAATTCCCAAAGCCGCTGAATATTGTGGCCTTGATGTATATACAACTTATTTGTTATTTCAAGAACTCTCTAGTGAACTCAAAGCATATCCCGACTTGGCGCAATTGCTCACTACCGTGGAGCAGCCCCTTGAGCCAGTGCTTTCTGCCATGGAAAATAATGGCATTCGTCTTGATTTAGAATATTTGGCGCAATTGTCCACAGAACTAGGTGCTGATCTAGAAACATTAGAAACCCAGGTGTATAGTGCTGCCGATGAGCGCTTTAATATCAATTCTCCAAAACAGTTGGGGGAAATTTTATTTGAAAAATTGGGATTGAATCCGAAGAAAACCCGCAAAACTAAAACTGGCTATTCCACCGATCACACGGTTCTTGAAAAGCTCCAGGGTGACCACCCGATCATTGATTATCTGCTGGAATATCGTACCCTCGCGAAACTGAAATCCACCTACATTGACGCACTCCCAACCCTCGTTAGCCCGAGAACGGGCCGGGTACACACCGATTTCAACCAAAGTCTGACCAGTACGGGGCGCCTTTCTTCTTCAAATCCAAATTTACAAAATATCCCGGTGCGGACAGACTTTTCGAAGCGGATCCGTCGGGCGTTTATTCCCCAATCTGATTGGCTGCTCGTAGCCGCAGATTATTCTCAAATTGAACTGCGCATTCTCACCCATTTAAGTCAGGAGCCAATTCTTTTGGAGGCCTATCGAAAAGGAGAAGATGTACACCGGGTCACGGCCCAGATGATTTTTGAGCGGGATTCCCCCGAAGCAGTGACATCTACGGAAAGACGCATTGGTAAAATCATCAATTTTGGGGTGATCTACGGCATGGGCTCCCAGCGGTTTGCCCGGGAAGCTGGGGTCACAAAAGAGGAAGGTAGAGCTTTTATTGAACGCTACCACCAACGCTATAGCAAGGTATTTGAATATTTAGAGCTGGTCAAAAAACAGGCGATCGCCCAGGGGTATGTGACTACGATCTTGGGGCGGCGGCGGAATTTTAATTTTGCCAGTAATTCCCTTTTAGCCCTCAAAGGCAGTGATCCCCAGGCCCTTGACCTAAACAGTTTGGACTATGCCTACAATGACGCCCAGCTCTTGCGGGCAGCGGCCAATGCGCCGATCCAAGGCTCAAGCGCTGACATTATCAAAGTGGCAATGGTCCAGATCCATGAACTGCTCAAGGATTACCAAGCGCGCCTCTTGCTCCAGGTCCATGATGAATTGGTCTTTGAGATGCCCCCAGAGGAGTGGGAAAAATTACAGGGCAAGCTTAAAACCACCATGGAAAACGCGGTGTCTCTTTCTGTGCCCCTGGAGGTAGACATTCACTGCGGGAAAAACTGGTTGGAGGCAAAATAG
- the ilvC gene encoding ketol-acid reductoisomerase, which translates to MARMYYDADANLDLLSGKTVAIVGYGSQGHAHALNLKDSGVNVVVGLYEGSKSTAKAEAEGLKVLPVAEAAKVADWIMILLPDDVQKRVYTNDIAPNLKAGDVLSFAHGFNINFGQIVPPADVDVVMVAPKGPGHLVRRTYTQGQGVPALFAVYQDATGQARELAMAYAKGIGGTRGGILETTFREETETDLFGEQAVLCGGLSALIKAGFETLVEAGYQPELAYFECLHEVKLIVDLVVEGGLAKMRDSISTTAEYGDYMSGPRIVTADTKAAMKQILSEIQSGEFARNFILENQSGQAQFTAIRRQEEEHPIEVVGKDLRAMFSWLKES; encoded by the coding sequence ATGGCTCGCATGTATTATGATGCGGACGCAAACTTAGATCTGCTCAGCGGCAAAACCGTTGCGATCGTTGGCTACGGTTCCCAGGGCCATGCCCACGCCCTCAACCTCAAAGATAGTGGTGTCAACGTGGTCGTCGGTCTCTATGAAGGGAGTAAGTCCACTGCCAAAGCCGAAGCAGAAGGTCTGAAGGTTTTACCCGTTGCTGAAGCCGCAAAAGTAGCCGACTGGATCATGATCCTGCTGCCTGACGATGTGCAAAAGCGCGTCTATACCAACGACATTGCCCCCAACCTCAAAGCCGGCGATGTGCTTTCCTTTGCCCACGGGTTTAACATCAACTTCGGTCAAATTGTCCCTCCCGCTGATGTTGACGTTGTGATGGTTGCCCCCAAAGGCCCCGGTCACCTCGTCCGCCGCACCTACACCCAAGGCCAAGGGGTTCCTGCTCTATTTGCTGTGTACCAAGATGCCACTGGCCAAGCCCGCGAACTCGCCATGGCTTACGCGAAAGGCATTGGTGGTACCCGTGGCGGTATCCTCGAAACCACATTCCGGGAAGAAACAGAAACCGATCTCTTCGGGGAACAAGCTGTTCTCTGCGGTGGTTTGAGTGCCCTGATCAAAGCTGGTTTTGAAACCCTCGTTGAAGCTGGTTATCAGCCCGAATTGGCCTACTTCGAATGTCTGCACGAAGTTAAACTGATTGTTGACCTCGTGGTTGAAGGTGGCTTGGCGAAGATGCGCGACAGTATCTCCACCACCGCTGAATATGGCGACTACATGAGCGGCCCCCGCATCGTGACCGCAGACACCAAAGCGGCGATGAAACAGATCCTCAGCGAAATTCAGTCTGGGGAGTTTGCTCGCAACTTCATTCTCGAAAACCAATCTGGCCAAGCACAATTCACCGCGATTCGTCGCCAAGAAGAAGAGCATCCCATCGAAGTGGTTGGGAAAGATCTCCGGGCCATGTTTAGCTGGTTAAAAGAAAGCTAA
- the map_2 gene encoding methionine aminopeptidase, type I, which produces MGKGIVLLSKREIEKMRSAGRLAAQLLDYLEPLVKPGVTTLELNDAAEAWTQEHGAKSAPLGYGKSNPFPRSICTSVNEVICHGIPSKKQVLKEGDIINIDVTPILDGYHGDTSRTFFVGTPAPKVKKLVEVTKQCLYIGIEAAQPNGRIGDIGAAIQEYAEAQGYSVVRDFVGHGISNVFHTEPQVPHYGKRGKGTKIRPGMVFTIEPMINEGTYEAEMLSDGWTAVTKDRKLSAQFEHTIAITPEGPEILTRAD; this is translated from the coding sequence ATGGGTAAAGGAATCGTTCTGCTCTCAAAACGAGAAATTGAAAAAATGCGCAGTGCGGGACGGCTGGCCGCACAACTCCTCGATTACCTAGAGCCCCTGGTCAAGCCCGGTGTTACCACCCTTGAACTGAACGATGCCGCCGAAGCCTGGACCCAAGAGCACGGCGCCAAAAGCGCTCCCCTGGGCTACGGCAAAAGTAACCCTTTTCCCCGTTCGATCTGCACGAGCGTCAATGAAGTCATTTGCCACGGGATCCCCAGCAAAAAGCAAGTGTTAAAAGAAGGTGACATTATCAATATTGATGTCACGCCGATCCTCGATGGTTACCACGGCGACACCTCTCGCACCTTCTTTGTCGGCACTCCAGCCCCCAAGGTCAAAAAATTAGTCGAAGTGACCAAACAATGTTTATATATCGGCATTGAAGCGGCCCAGCCCAATGGTCGCATCGGCGATATTGGCGCGGCAATCCAAGAATATGCTGAAGCCCAGGGCTATTCAGTCGTGCGGGATTTTGTCGGCCATGGCATTAGTAATGTGTTCCACACAGAACCCCAAGTGCCCCATTACGGTAAGCGCGGTAAAGGGACAAAAATTCGGCCGGGCATGGTCTTCACCATCGAACCGATGATCAATGAAGGCACCTACGAGGCTGAAATGCTAAGCGACGGCTGGACCGCTGTCACCAAAGACCGGAAGCTCTCGGCCCAGTTCGAGCATACGATCGCCATCACCCCAGAGGGGCCAGAAATTCTTACCCGTGCCGATTAA
- a CDS encoding haloacid dehalogenase-like hydrolase, putative has product MQDIRLLVLDIDGTILGKSLEVSPAVLEAIQAVQQRGIRVAIATGRMFCSAKKYHQLIASDVPLIAYNGAWIQDPLVQKPHRQLSVPAAIALDILEYLDAEPWCSKLHLHVYHGDQLFVKELNDRVFAYQERTGCQANLLTDLRGITDHAPTKILAVCHHEDLPAKLLPEVRKRYTDHQIHCVQSTEFYVEFTSPVATKGQALKTLTEEILGLEARNVMAIGDNYNDLEMIQYAGLGIAMGNAPAGVQKIADHVTDSIENDGVAQAIAKFLL; this is encoded by the coding sequence ATGCAGGATATTCGTTTACTGGTCCTTGATATTGATGGCACGATTCTCGGTAAAAGCCTTGAAGTTTCTCCTGCGGTCCTCGAAGCAATTCAGGCAGTACAACAACGGGGCATCAGGGTTGCGATCGCCACAGGGCGGATGTTTTGTTCCGCAAAAAAATATCATCAACTCATTGCCTCAGACGTGCCACTCATTGCCTATAATGGCGCCTGGATTCAGGATCCTTTGGTACAAAAGCCCCATCGCCAACTCTCGGTACCGGCGGCGATCGCCCTCGACATTTTAGAATATTTAGACGCAGAACCATGGTGCTCAAAATTGCACCTCCATGTGTACCACGGCGACCAATTATTTGTAAAAGAACTCAATGATCGGGTTTTTGCCTACCAAGAAAGAACCGGGTGCCAGGCCAATTTACTCACAGATTTACGGGGCATAACAGACCATGCTCCCACAAAAATTCTCGCCGTTTGTCATCACGAAGATTTACCAGCCAAACTATTACCTGAAGTCAGAAAGCGTTACACCGATCATCAAATTCATTGTGTACAATCTACTGAATTTTATGTCGAGTTTACTTCTCCCGTAGCGACCAAGGGACAAGCTCTCAAAACACTCACTGAGGAGATTCTCGGTTTAGAAGCCCGCAATGTGATGGCGATTGGTGATAATTACAATGATTTAGAAATGATTCAATACGCAGGGCTAGGGATCGCCATGGGCAATGCGCCTGCCGGGGTCCAA